TTCAAAGAAACAACTGATGTTTTGAACTTGTTCGCGAATAAAACATTGTCTACAGAATACGACAACAgcttattcttattattattactaacaTATATGAGAAATGTTTAGTTATATACATGTAGGTGGTGCATTACATGTCATTaagtgtttttcttttaataaagaTCGATATTTTAATTACATCTGTGAACGTATAAGAGAAAGTGTACAATTTCTTTTCACCATTAAAACTGCATAATTTAAAAAGAATTAGCAAAATGCTGCTTAACAAATGCTGTACACCACTGGACTTATTTTCACTTCTTCTCTTGCTTCTATTTTGTGCTTAGTAACCATGAGAGTCCAGTATGGAAATGCCATATTTCCCAGTATTTTTGGAACCATATGTATTTTGGGCATCACTGGAAATTCTATTGTAATCTACACCATCTTTAAAAAGACCAAATGCCAGGCTAAACAAACGGTACCAGACATTTTCATATTCAATCTCTCTATTGTGGATTTGCTTTTCCTCCTCGGCATGCCCTTTCTCATCCATCAGCTCCTGGGCAACGGATCTTGGTGTTTTGGAGCCACCATGTGCAAAGTCATCTCTGCTTTAGATTCTAACAGCCAGACAGTGAGCACCTACATCCTTACAGTTATGACCTTGGACCGTTACGTGGCTACCGTCCACCCATTCCGCTTTAACCATGTCCGGACGACCTGTGTCGCCAGCACTGTGGTGGGGATGGTGTGGGCGCTCTCTCTCATCTCCATCACCCCTGTCTTAATGTACACTGGCTTGATGCCTCTCCAAAATGGCCAAGTGGGATGTGCTCTCCTGCTACCGAATCCATCCACCAGTATCTGCTGGTTCACCATCTATCAGTTTGTGCTGGCGTTTGCCCTTCCGTTAATGATTATCTGTCTGGTGTTCTTTAAAATCTTAAAGCATATGTCTACCACAGTGGCACCTCTTCCCCCGAGGAACCAACAAGTGCGCACTAAAAGTGTGACTCGGATGGCTGTGGCCATCTGTTTGGCATTTTTCATCTGTTGGGCTCCGTACTACATCCTTCAACTTGTCCATCTGGGAATACAGAAACCCAGTGCCTCGTTTTATTATGTCTATCATTTTGCCATTAGCATGGGCTATGCTAATAGCTGCATTAACCCTTTTCTCTATATTATTCTGAGTAAGACCTTTAAGCGGCAGTTTATAGTCGCTATCCAGCCTGCCCACAACCACTTTCGGGTCAACCCGAGCACCACAGAGGCCACTGTGTCCCTCCGTCTTGCTGCAGACTGCCAAAGACATATTCCTGCTGACACTTCAGAGTAATTACAGATGATTAACGGCTTGAGTGTGAGGATTTAATTGTTTTCTTGGTCCAGATGGAACatacttttaatatatacagttgtggtcaaaattattggcacccttggtaaatatggtcaaagatgactgtaaaaataaatctgcattgttttttcttttgatctttaattcataaaattaacaaaaatctaacctttcattgaaggaaaataattaaaagtgggggaaaatctcattatgaaataaatgtttttctccaaaacaccttggccacaattattggcacccttttattcaatactttttgcaacctccttttcccaagagaacagctctgagtcttcacctataatgcctgatgagtttggagaacaagagatcagaaatcattccaccataaagaatctctccagatccttcagattcccagctccatgttggtgcttcttctcttcagttcactccactcattttctttagggttcaggtcaggggactgggatagtcatggcagaagcttcattttgtgctcagtgacaaatttttgtgttggtttttatgtttgttttggatcattgtcctgatggacaaTCCAACCACGGCACATataggatttcta
Above is a genomic segment from Chanodichthys erythropterus isolate Z2021 chromosome 21, ASM2448905v1, whole genome shotgun sequence containing:
- the mchr1a gene encoding melanin-concentrating hormone receptor 1, yielding MDISEDSENSSLLFFNSSEHTQVTMRVQYGNAIFPSIFGTICILGITGNSIVIYTIFKKTKCQAKQTVPDIFIFNLSIVDLLFLLGMPFLIHQLLGNGSWCFGATMCKVISALDSNSQTVSTYILTVMTLDRYVATVHPFRFNHVRTTCVASTVVGMVWALSLISITPVLMYTGLMPLQNGQVGCALLLPNPSTSICWFTIYQFVLAFALPLMIICLVFFKILKHMSTTVAPLPPRNQQVRTKSVTRMAVAICLAFFICWAPYYILQLVHLGIQKPSASFYYVYHFAISMGYANSCINPFLYIILSKTFKRQFIVAIQPAHNHFRVNPSTTEATVSLRLAADCQRHIPADTSE